CTTTTGAAGCATCATGAATAAAACGATCTTTTTTTAAGTTGTATGCAATTAAAAATGTTTTTATATTTGCGCGCCAAACGATGTTTTTTGTTGTTGAATAAGAAAAAATAGTTTGTATTCAATGACCATTAGGAGGTGAATTAATGAAAAAAGTGAGGCATCATCAACATGTGTGGAAGCATTTAGGCAGCCTTGCTAGATGATTCTCTCGATTCCGATTCCCATTCGTAGGCTATCTTTACATCTACATAGGAACAGCTCAACATTATCAGCGACAGCATGTTGTTCATGTTCCTGAAGCCATAGGCAGTCCGTATCAGTAGCTTTATCTTGTTGTTCGTCGCCTCGATCCTTGCGTTTGACACGCCCAGCCTGATTGTGTTGAG
The nucleotide sequence above comes from Fibrobacter sp. UWH6. Encoded proteins:
- a CDS encoding transposase, coding for LNTIRLGVSNARIEATNNKIKLLIRTAYGFRNMNNMLSLIMLSCSYVDVKIAYEWESESRESSSKAA